The Oligoflexus sp. genome contains the following window.
AGAGATGACGGCCAGGCGTCAGATCGAAAAGCTTGGCTTTCAGGCGGATGACGTTCAGCACATAATTCTGTCCCATCTCGATTTTGATCATGCCGGGGGCCTGGATGATTTTCCTCGGGCCAAAGTGCATATGATGCAAAGCGAAATACATGGGGCCAAGGCTCAAAAAACCTGGCTGGATCGCCAGCGCTTTCGACCTCAGCAGTGGTCCACGGCAGCCAACTGGCTTTCCTATCATGCGGAATCCGGGGAAAGCTGGTTTGGTTTCGCGAAAGTTCACGACCTGGAAGGGGTGCCCCCGGAAATCCTGATGCTGCCCCTGATCGGTCATACATTGGGCCATGCAGGCGTCGCCATACAACGCCCCGAAGGATGGCTGCTCTATGCGGGCGACGCTTATTTTTATGAAGGCGAAATGAATGTCGAAAAACCCCATTGCACGCCTGGTCTTTCTCTCTATCAGACCATGATGGAAAAAGATCGTCGCAGTCGGCTTTGGAATCAGAATCGCCTGCGCGAGCTGCTGAAATTCCATAGTCATGAAGTCGATGTTTTCTGCGCGCATGATGTTTCCGAATTCATCCGACTTGCCGAACGCTCTCCGGATGTGCCGGCCCTGCGTTTGCCCATGGATTCAGACCTTTATGAAAGCGGCCTTCATCGGGACCAGCCCATGCATTAAAAACCGGGTGGCGCGTCAGGCGCCGGCTTTCCAGGAAGGAAGGACGCGCCCCATGGGCAAAGGAAAGGTCATGAGAAACTCAAAAGGTCGATGCCCCGTGGCATCGGCCATCACCCCAAGACGAATCGAGATTTCACCACCCAGAGCGTGAACTTCTGAAAGCACGGCGTCCATACCCACGCCACGCCCGGATATTTCCGAAGCCTTATCCTTGGTCGAAATTCCGGCTTCGAAGATAATAGCCGCTGCGTCTTCATCAGACTCAGGACTCCGGCCCCTTCGCGCCTCATAAATGCGCGCCAGGCGTTTCACATCAAGTCCGCGACCGTCGTCGAACACAGTCATGCAGAGCGCGCCTGCATCAATCTCGGATCGAATGACGATCCGCCCCTGGGAACGCTTGCCACTTTGCTTTCGTTCCTCGGGAGATTCCATGCCATGATCAATCGCGTTACGAATTAAATGCAGAAAGATGCCCAGGAGTTTCAAAGCCACGGCTTCGTCCGCAGCGAACGCCACTCCATCTTCGATGACAAGTTCCGGGTCCTGCTTATCCAAAAGCCTCGCGAGAGATTTCTTTTCTGCCTCCAAGGGTGCAAGGATGTGTTTGAGCAGTTTTTTGCCTTCGCTCAGACTCATCGCCCGTTCGATGATACGCACAAGACGCCTTCGTTCCCATTCACTGCCGCACTCTTCATCGGACAGGATCTGGCGGATGACAAGTTCCAATCGTTTCCCGGCCGCCGCTGACTCCACCTTCGCCGCATCCGTGCCAAGCGAAGGTTCATAGAGGGTCGCGGTCATGGCCTCGTAGCGTCGGGCCGCCGTCTCACCCAAGGCGAAGGCCTCCGCTTCGCCTATCGCGCCTTCACTCAGTGCGGACCTCGGCCCCTGCGTCCTCTGGCTTCAATTCCACGATGTGCCAGACCTGGGGATCGGCCTGCATGAGGCTCCGGGTGAATTCACCTTGCTGATAGCGTTTCACGCCGCGGATATAAACGGCCAGCGTTTCAAGGCCATTCGGGAAATAGAGCACATCGCCTGCATTCAAAGAGGCAGGCAGCTGCATTTTGAAGAGTATGGTTTTCTGAAAACCAGCAGGAACCTTATCGTGTTCATAAGGTTCAAATGAAAATGCGCCCGCATCGCAAGCTTCCCAGCAGAACGAGTGTTCCGCCTTCGCATCGCGCGAAAGATCGACCCACTCCATGGATGCCTCGGCCTGCGCAGGACGAAGAGGAGCGATCCAAATCAGGATCAAAGCTGCTAATACACGCCATGAACTATTCATTGCACTCAACCCACGCTCTTTTATCAATTCCAATATTGGACCACACCTCCCAGGCCGACGCGACATAAAAACACCCCTGGTCCGGGCATTCAAAAATTAGGTGTTGAAAGCGAAGCGAAACGAAGGCTAGAATCGCTCACCACTCCAATAAAAACAGGCATGAGACAGGGATGAGTATGAGCCCTTCATCAGTTAATGTGAACGGTCATGTGAAGACTTTGCTGGAACGAGCAGAGGCTGCAGGCATCAGCATCGAACCCAGCCCTTCGCGTTTCAGCGACAAGCTCCTTTCGTATATGGATGTCACACCTGAGCATACCGCCCCTGCACGACAGATCATAGGAGCCTTGGAACGGACTCTGAACAGAAGTCATGACGATGCGCGGCTCGTTCTTTCCCTTTGTCTGTCCCTGCAGGAGTTCACAGGCCTTGTCATGCCTGACCTTCTGAAGAAGATCGAAAAGGCCATCAAATTCCTCGACAAGCCTGCGCCCGCGACCGTGGTCCGCACGATTAAGAACTCCACGGCGGCCGCCTTGCATCCAAAAGTCATCGAGCTGCATGATCTGGATGCGATCACGGCGCTCAGCAAAGCGCCGCAGGATAGCATTCAACCCGTTGCGGGCCAGAGCGAAGTCCTGCGCGTCGGCTCCGAGGAAATCAACCTCGCCACCAGCGGCAAGCGTGAAATCGAGGCCGCCGTTCGGAAAGTCAAAGCGGAAGCCCGGAAATCCTCGGCGAGCGAGCGGAAAAAAGTCGCGCCACCCCAGGATGAAGAGCTGGACGAGGCAGGTCCAGACCTAACTCCGTCCGCATTGGAAACAAAGGCTTCCCTGGATGATGGCGACGAGGATTTGAATATTCCCGAGGAACTCCACAGCGAACTCGATGAGGCCGCGCTGGTCCTGTCCAAACTCCTGCGCACGATGCCGCGCAAAGGCAAGCTTTCGAATCTTGCTTTGGTGATTGAAGAAGCAAGGAAGCTGCTGGAATTCACCCGGCGTGATCTTGTCTTCACAAGGCAGCAGGATGCGCTGGATCCTGTGTATACCGATCTGAATTGAATCGGCTGGGATCGGCAGCCAAGGCTACGAATCACTCCCTTGGATACTTCCTTATTGACAGAAGGTCAGGGCCCGGAAGAATAGGTATAGGGTCTGGATGATGCGAGGGAATGAATGCACCTGGTTCGTATGACAGCGGGAATGCTGATCAGCTTCTTGTGGCTTATGCTGGCACCCAAGGCGCTCGGCGTTTCGACCGCTCCCGTGGTCACGCTGGATCTTGCCGGAACGACCAATATCGGCGATCGCTTTCTTCTCTTAACGGATAACCGCAGTCTCGATATCCACTCGATTTCTGAGAAGGATCATGCAGGCGCGTTCCAGATTCCCAGTCCCGCGGATCTGAATGGGGGATATTCTGAGTCCATCTACTGGATCAAGCTCAGTCTTCATAATCCCACGCCCGAGCAGGAATGGTTCCTCGTCGCGGAAACGCCTTATATGCAGTTCGACGTCTGGCGGGTCCACCCGGATGCGGCGCCGACTCTGCTCGTCGCTGGATCCGATGCCAAAAACTTTGTGCCTCTGACACTGGCAAGTGGTTCGCAGGCTGTCTTTTACCTTCGCATGCATACGCCCTATATCGCCGATCTTAAATTCCACCTCATGAACCGGGAGCATCTGAATCGGCGCAATTATAAGCAGACTGTCTTCGCCTCTTTGATCGCTGGATGTTTTCTGGCCATGATCATCTACAACTTTTTTCTCTTCATGACGCTGCGGGATAAGAACTATTTATACTACCTCCTTTTTGGATTGGTGAATTCCCATCTGAATCTTCTGGCCGTGAATTTTCCGACTGGTATAGATTACGCCTTCGGCTGGAACTGGTGGGCGATCATGCCCTATTACGTGCCGATGGCGCCGCTGGTCACCTTTCTGTTCGCACGTTCCTTTCTGCAAAGCCGCTATGAGATCCCGCGTCTCGACAAAGTGCTCCTCGCCTACATGGGCGGACTTCTTCTTTGGATGATGGCCGGATTCATTGTGCCGGCCTCCACGCATTTGAATCTTTTGAACGTCTACATGCTCCTGGGCGTCTTCCTCCTTATCCTGGCTGGTTGCCGCAGCCTCATGAAGGGATACCAGCCGGCGCGTTTTTTCCTGGCCGGGATCGGCACCTTTCTGATCGGTATTCTGATGCTTCTTTTGCGCTCGGTCGGTGTTCTGCCCAGCAACTTCTTTACGAACAATATCCATCTCCTGGCCCAGGCGGCCGAGATGATGCTGATGTCCATGGCCCTGGCTCACCGCATTAAGCTGCTGGAAGATGCGAAGACGCGCGCCGAAGTCACAGCCGAAGTGAAAAGCGGCCTTCTGCGCATCATTTCGCATGATATCGTCACGCCCTTGACCGTAGTCAAAGCCACAGCCTGGCAATTGAAAAAAGAGGTGACGGATCCCTCGCGCGTGGAACGCGTCGTACGGGCCGCGTCGATCATTGAAGAAATCGTCGGTTTCATCCGTAAAAAAGAGATGATGGAGAATGGGGAGGCTCTTGCGCTGGGGGCGGTGCTTCTGCGAAACACGTTTGATGAGCTGGCCTTCCTTTTCCATGATCGCGCTCAGGAAAAGAACATAGACCTTCATTTCGAACTGGAGCATTCCGAACTCGCCGTGCTGGCGGAACCGGTCAGCCTCAGCAATGAAGTCCTCGGGAATCTGATTGCCAATGCCATTAAATTTTCTTTTCCTGGATCCCCTGTGCGCATTCGAGCCGACCGGGCGAAAAACGGCCACGTGACGATCATCATTCAGGATCAGGGCATGGGCATGGATAAGGCGACAGTCGCGAGGCTTTTTGATTCATCCATCAAACAAAGCCGTGTGGGCACTCAGGGTGAAAAAGGCATTGGCTTCGGGATGCCTTTGGCCAAAGCCTACGTCGACGCCTATGGCGGCCGCATCGAAGCCCAGAGTCAGAACGCGTCCGAGGCTTCGCAGAATCAAGGCACCACGATCTGCATCACACTCAAAGCTGCGACGGTTCTTCCTTAGATTCCCAGGCCATCACCAGGGAGCGACTTCGATTTCACTGCGGACGCTGTCCTTGCCGGCAATTTCCTGGGCGAGGCGTTCAACCTTCAGTTTTTCCTGCTCGCTGCGAACCGGGCCTTTCAAAACCACCTGCCCATCGACGGTGATGATTTTCACATTCTGCGCATAAAGAGAAAGATCATCATCTTTGACAACAGCCTGTCGGATTTTAAGGGTGATGGTGACATCGGCTTCGTCATTGCTCTGATGTTCCGCCGTGATGCCGACAGGTCGATCCGGGACCAGCTGTCCTGGATTTTCAGCTCGCGCAAAGGAAAACGAGAGAAAAACTGCAGCAAGGAAAAGACCAGACAGCGTCCGATACATGGAGGAACTCCCGCTTGAGGTGGAATCACGGCTGATATCAGCCCTGTTCCATGATGCAGGAGTTATGCCGAAGCTTCGTCCTCGCATGGATCCCTTTCCGTCAGGAAATTTTTCAAATAAGCGACGAAATCGAGGCTTTGTCGAAAGTAGCCGATATCCCGCTCGATCAACTGATCAACGCCTTTGGCTTCCAAAAACTCTTTCGCTCCATGACCTCCTACCGCCACGTGAGGAACGTAGGCGCCCTCTGTCCTCCGCTGAATACCCTCACGTATCAGCCAGGCTTCATGACACTGCTGCCGATCATAAACGGAAAGTCCCAGGACCAAGGGCCGCATATCAACGGCCAGCTGAATGATCTCGTCGCGCGGCAGCGACGGAACAAAGGCCCGCACGGGAATGCCTTCTTCCAAAAGGCTCAGTTCCAAAAGCCTGAGGCCAAGCCAATGATAATTGCCGTCGACGCAGGAGAGGATGACGAGCGGTTTCTGACCTTGGCAGTTTTTCATCGCGGGCGTCATCGCGAAAAGATCACTGATCATGCTTTCCACTTTTTGCGTGAAGGCATGTTCCTTGGCCACAGTCACTTTCCCGGCAAGAAAGAGCCGACCCATCTCATTCAAAATCGGCTGCAGGATGCCTATCGCCATATCCACGGAACTGATGCCCAGACTCTTCGAAGCCGTTATCACGTCGGGAATCGAGATATCAGCTCCGTCCACAGCCTTATCGCGTAGATCCTGATGAAAGGCTGCAATAGGTTGAAGAGCGCGAATGTGCGAGATATCCTTATGCCGACCCTCGGAGCAGCAAGCGTCACAGATCCCATGTGTCAATTCAAGGCTCTCGTAAGGCTGCTTCTC
Protein-coding sequences here:
- a CDS encoding sensor histidine kinase; this translates as MHLVRMTAGMLISFLWLMLAPKALGVSTAPVVTLDLAGTTNIGDRFLLLTDNRSLDIHSISEKDHAGAFQIPSPADLNGGYSESIYWIKLSLHNPTPEQEWFLVAETPYMQFDVWRVHPDAAPTLLVAGSDAKNFVPLTLASGSQAVFYLRMHTPYIADLKFHLMNREHLNRRNYKQTVFASLIAGCFLAMIIYNFFLFMTLRDKNYLYYLLFGLVNSHLNLLAVNFPTGIDYAFGWNWWAIMPYYVPMAPLVTFLFARSFLQSRYEIPRLDKVLLAYMGGLLLWMMAGFIVPASTHLNLLNVYMLLGVFLLILAGCRSLMKGYQPARFFLAGIGTFLIGILMLLLRSVGVLPSNFFTNNIHLLAQAAEMMLMSMALAHRIKLLEDAKTRAEVTAEVKSGLLRIISHDIVTPLTVVKATAWQLKKEVTDPSRVERVVRAASIIEEIVGFIRKKEMMENGEALALGAVLLRNTFDELAFLFHDRAQEKNIDLHFELEHSELAVLAEPVSLSNEVLGNLIANAIKFSFPGSPVRIRADRAKNGHVTIIIQDQGMGMDKATVARLFDSSIKQSRVGTQGEKGIGFGMPLAKAYVDAYGGRIEAQSQNASEASQNQGTTICITLKAATVLP
- a CDS encoding MBL fold metallo-hydrolase, whose amino-acid sequence is MRIYHMNCISSCPLGGRLMDGLSPGILQRGHLTCHCLLIETKDSLVLVDTGYGLKDVHDPHSRLSAFFLKQLRPDLREEMTARRQIEKLGFQADDVQHIILSHLDFDHAGGLDDFPRAKVHMMQSEIHGAKAQKTWLDRQRFRPQQWSTAANWLSYHAESGESWFGFAKVHDLEGVPPEILMLPLIGHTLGHAGVAIQRPEGWLLYAGDAYFYEGEMNVEKPHCTPGLSLYQTMMEKDRRSRLWNQNRLRELLKFHSHEVDVFCAHDVSEFIRLAERSPDVPALRLPMDSDLYESGLHRDQPMH
- a CDS encoding BON domain-containing protein, with the protein product MYRTLSGLFLAAVFLSFSFARAENPGQLVPDRPVGITAEHQSNDEADVTITLKIRQAVVKDDDLSLYAQNVKIITVDGQVVLKGPVRSEQEKLKVERLAQEIAGKDSVRSEIEVAPW
- a CDS encoding ATP-binding protein, giving the protein MGETAARRYEAMTATLYEPSLGTDAAKVESAAAGKRLELVIRQILSDEECGSEWERRRLVRIIERAMSLSEGKKLLKHILAPLEAEKKSLARLLDKQDPELVIEDGVAFAADEAVALKLLGIFLHLIRNAIDHGMESPEERKQSGKRSQGRIVIRSEIDAGALCMTVFDDGRGLDVKRLARIYEARRGRSPESDEDAAAIIFEAGISTKDKASEISGRGVGMDAVLSEVHALGGEISIRLGVMADATGHRPFEFLMTFPLPMGRVLPSWKAGA